The Euphorbia lathyris chromosome 4, ddEupLath1.1, whole genome shotgun sequence genomic interval aattaaattaattaagagataattaagttaggagttttaattagattaatatactcctattattatccaattaggttatttattattatcctagatatattagatatattataagataataattgggaatcctattccgaattgaattcctattaagtaacctattcctatctaactagggtttagatacaagttattatatatacccccctactaagtgaatttcgactaagcctaacccctccccttattgtgattttcgaaatagacaattagagagagaaagtgaattcgcatcccctagttcgtggacaagaattcatacggcttccgtcgattgattaatttcattcatctccttttctctttgatcttgtgttggttaattagaggcaatctattttggttgcatctcatacggttgattctaacttaacctcaccgtgttatacttcgtgcttgggaactcggagaagaattatgggcacttctttaacaacggtagattgttcttcaaaaggtattgcttcttatccctctttatatgaaataacgattaacggatcctatggttaaaaggaagtaggctaaaaattttatatttccgctgctataccttagccttaatttccttcagccattacgctgaccaaatctctacgcaaagttctgcaagaaaaagcaaagcaatcttacactaaatttcatatcttttgtgtaaaagtctagagtgattattcaatcatctaaggtgtcttagcaatcattgtttaggacaaacacttatcatttctagagattagaaaggagaggctgagtactcggttatagtactcagcgaaagattaggattgagtagaggtatataggaaggtactcttgttatactcagttgctaagattgtaaaaggtttgatgctctaccgttaaagagctcagtagagaattcgaaatctcggaacgtgttctggggacaggacgtaggcttggaggccgaacctggataaatctgctgagtaacatatttctaacctttaaactcctttatatatttattgcttgcttaaacaaaaactgaccaagtaaagaggtcaagctgagttgtgcgcattgaatatttgagctcaggaatagactctaagtgctatctcctaactcaagtaaagaaactgacctagtcattagttgactaagccaatatcttgctattcactcagcgccgctgtccaaacctttttctcacgaaaaagaagtctgccctagcttaaaattttgaaatagttcctaaccccccttggaactatacttgtaacgttataagggaccaacaggatCAAATACATGAAGTTATGGGCAAAAGATGATAAATGACGATGTAGCTGATCGACTATATCGATGGCTGATCGGCTATATGCTGGTGACGGACAGATTTTCCCCTTTCTTAAACTTCGCTCCTGTCATATTTTCTTGAGTTATAGTCGTCTTCATAAGGGTTATCGTTATTTTGGACCTGTTTTGGGTAAACTTTTTTATCTCACGTCTTTTTTATTAACATGATTTCCATTTGAGGTCCTCAATCAACAAAAAACTGGTATCCATGACCCTCATCCTTCATTGTTTCATACTCCTCTTCTCACCCCACCATTATTGACAGTTCAAACCGGTATATAGAGATCGACTGCCACAGCTCCCTCATATTCATCCTTACCGCGATGAGATGCTTTCCATGTAATTCATTCCCCTGATATGGTTGATAACTTCAGTAACTGATTATCTCTTCATCTATTCTCATGCCGACCCAAGATCAGTTTGATCGTCTTTCTGCTCCGACTCGTGACCGTGTGCACATTATAATGACCACGAGTACTTATTCTCTTATGATGTGATCTATACAGGATCCCCTAGAAAGGACACATAGAATGGTAACTCATGTGCATACTAACATATTTAAATTGAAAGTTCTAACGGTAGTCGTACAAGAGCAACATACATATTTACAAGATGCCAAATTTGTAGAATGGCGAGATGCAATGAATTCTAAGTATCATGCTCTTATGAGCAATGGTAGTTGGGAGCTTGTTGCACTACTATCAGGGGAGAATTTTATTGATTGCAAATGGGTTTTCAAAGCTAAGACCAAAGATGATGGTTCGGTTAAGTTTCTAAAGGGTATCATTAACGACCCGAGATTGATTTCACTGATACTTTCAGTTTCGTGGTCAAGCCTACCTCTAGTTGTCTTATTCTCACTTTAGAATTTTCATTTCAATGGAACATTGTTCAATTGGATGTGTCTAATACCTTTTTACATAGTGATTTAAAGGAGGATGTGTACATGACTCAGCCACCTGGTTTTGTTGATCCTACTCGATCTAGTTTGGTTTGCAAAATCCAGAAATCCTTGTATGGATTGAAACAGTTCCCCCTATGTGGCATGCGAAGCTTACCTCACAGCTTATTCTCTTCGATTTTATGTGTTCTAAAGCGAATAATTCTCTATATTATTTCTCCAAATGCAAAATTCGATTATTTTGACTCATTTATGTCGATGATTTGAATGTTACAGGAAATGATGATGCTTAACTTCAACAACTTGTTCGGTTTCTTGAAGCAAAATTCTTAATCTGGAATCTTGGTCGTTTGCACTACTTTCTTGGTATCGAAGTCGTTTGGATGGGGTAAGGCCTATTTCTTCATCAGACTAAGTACCGTAAAATGATTCTTGAACGGTCTAAAATGCATAATAGTAAGGTTGTTGCTAGCTCGGCGGCACACCTTCCAAAAAATTAAAGGAGGGTGTTGGAGATTTACTTCCTGATCCTAGTTTGTATTGAAGTGTGGTTGGAATTTTGCAATATTTAACTATTACACATCCAGATATCTCCTTTGCAGTGAATAAAGTCTCCCAATTCATGCATGCTCCTTGTGAACCTCACATAGTTTGTGCATTCATCATGGGGGGTCAAGTTTTCCAACTTCattattaatgtcacatggatTGCGGTGGAGATCAGGATGATCATCGGTCTACCGGAGGCTATGTAATTTTTCTCGGCCATTGCCTTGTCTCTCGGGCATTTAAGAAGCAATGAACAGTGGCTAGATCGTCTACTGAGGCCTAATACCCGTACATTGCTTCTACTACATTTGCACTCATTTGGATACAAATGCTTTTACGTGAAATTGGTTACCCAATAGTTTGAGCACCTCTGTTTTGGTGTGATAACGTAAGTGTTGTTTATTAAACCGTGCATTTAGTATTTCACAATAATAGCAAGCATTTAGAGATAGACTTTACTTTGTGCGTGACAAAGTCAAGGCAAAGACGCTTGTTGTATGTTATATTTCTACGGAGGATCAACAGCTGATGTGCTCACCAAACCACTTCATCATGGTCGGTTTCAGCAGCTTCGCGACAAGCTCGTGGTGTGGGAGCGCCATGTTTCGCTTGAGGGGGAGTGATAAGGATAACTTTTGATATTAGTAAATAGACTCCTAGTATACTTTGTATTCCCTATGACTGCCTACACGTTGTAATTGTGTGTTAATTATCCAATAAGATTTATTGATTGCCTCAATTCTTTCACAGAGCCTCTTAGACTAAGTGGTCTACTACTCGAATCCCAACAATcctatttgttgattaaatttcaGCACATATATGGTAAGATGGACCAATGTTGTGCACGCTTCAAGCCTATTGGACATTGCGTGCGTATATCAGATATACCAATGCAAGCTGTTTTTGGATCTTAACTAATaatttaaacttttagttcaaatgaTTATATGACAATGTGAATACTTTTGGGATTCAAGCATGTACAACACATGTTCATCTTTTATGTGTTGAAATGCTTTTAACAAATCCAGTTGTCATGATTTGAACACTTGATCATTTAGAATAAGAGGCTTTATACCGTTTAAGATTGAACTAATTCCATATATTAAATtatgggttaattacaaaaaagtaCCATGTGGTTCGGCCGATTTATGATATGGTACCTGtggcattttttttttgcaaacacaaccttatggttgcaaaattttatatattttttttactttgccaaatttggccaataacaacctcaaaatgaaaattttcaaaaattaaacttgtttgatatcatatttactatggaaccatattcttaatttttcaaaatcatcattttttaagttttctctctctaaacatcatctttctctctcataaaaaaaacaacacctaaatgatctcaaacctaaaaagttgaagaattaaagttgtttaaaatattatttaacccttgaaaattttcattttgaagtcgaTCGATCAAATTCTGATAAAGTGaactcaaatgcaaaattttgcaaaccatatggttgcgtttgcaaaaaaaaaaaaaaataacacagGCAttacatcgcaaatcggccaaaacACAGGtactttttttgtaattaacccgtTATATTATAAGCAGTatacaaagtttttttttttttttgaaagatgtATACAAAGTATTTATAAACAAATAGTTGTGAGTAATTAGGAAATATATAAATAGAAAAACTTTATATAAGAGGGAAGCTTGTTGGAAAAAGGAATTCTAATAGTGAAGTAGTAGTTCCTTTACACTAATTTGATATTTTGGGTGAATGTTATGGATATGTAATATCCCTTTGTATGGAGATATTTGAAAGTAAAAAGTAAGAGAGTAAGGTAGTGGTAAATAAGTATCTAGGAATACAAGGATGATTGAGCACATGTGGGGGAACGTGAGGAGTGAAAGAAGCAAAACAAGAAGATAGATTGGAATCTGATGAGACTCACAAactaaaaaagaaaaggaagcaGTAACAACAACAATGACCTCTCAAAAGCGAAAGCTGCCATGGAAACAGAGAGAACATACTCACGCCTATACTATCACCATTTTCATGTGATGTGGCCATCATCAACAATTATTTCATATCAATTTGAcaccatttttcttttttttcttttgcatggatttccgagctcttcttcttctcttttttttctttgaactTCTCTAGATGCATCATACATATATAATATAACCCATGCACATATCTAGGGACCCTGAATTTTcttaatttaccctttaaatcTACATGTTTCGTTAATCCTATGAACTTATATAAACTGATTTATTGACGGTGGGAATTTTTTCAAAGTGATGCATTGAGCTTCTAAACTTGTTAACAGTGATCTGTTGATTGCTAATTAAGTACTACATTTCAATTTGGCCAAAACGTTTTTTGTTCTTCCGCGTCGACTTTGTGGGTTAATCATgttactttaaacaattttaggAGGCTAACAATACATCTTGCAAGTTCAGGAGAGCTAATAACTATTTTAGGGGTTGATAGGgaggtcactttaaacaagtttaggggtTGATATCGTACAAAATTAATCAGACACGTAACGTCTTAGGAGCCTTCGGATCTACCACCACCTGTCCTAATTTGTACCTTCAGATCTATTAAACTTGGACCTTCAGATCTATTAAAGAAGCTTTCATGTAACGTTTACTTCCTAAAAAGGAGCCCCCATACGGCTAGGTTAAAGACTTTGTATCATGGAGGACTTTTCTTAAAACCAGACTCCTAACAAGAGAAGAAATCTTAACAGATAAAGAATTCATATAAAACAAATGATTCGGCCTAACCCTTTCTTATATAGACAGGTAGCCATATACTATAGTAAGTTAACTTGACAACTCACACTTAGTAATCTTTTCTAAGCATTTACGGACTTAGGCATCGAATGGGTTCGCTGGACTACGGCCCCTCTGACATTTGGTTCTTGTTCGACAGACCATCGGTTCAATATTGGTAGATAAAACATTTTAAATTTATAGGGGAGCAGTTGATTTTTTAGACAAGTATAAACGGATAGGATGTATTAGGCCTTGATTATATCCGACTAATTGGTTTCTGCAAATGCTCATTGCACTCAACCCAAATGTAGTATAACATAATTTCAATAGGTGATTTGAGTAGTAGCTTGATTATCTCCTACACCAACCGACCAAAAACACCTATTATTCTTACCACTGTTTCACTCTCACATATAAAGAGTCAATTAGCTTTTTGAACAGTTTATGGATACCTTTATTCCTTGTTCCTAAAAACATTCTTGGTTATTGCAAAAAGCAGATCCACATCCTCTCACTAATTGCAATTCCAAAAAGATTACCAATATAATGACATCATAATTTTCACAAAATTTAACTTCTAACTATCATTAAGAAAAAGTAAAAGTTTTTTAGATAATATTGTCTTATATTGGTTGTTTAATTAATGTAATACTATATACCTAAAAGCTCTACATATCTGTAATTTGAAGGAAGATAAAGTAGGAAAAAgcatttaaaacaaaaacaaaaaggggTAAAGTAGACTTAAGTAATTATTCTTGTAAAACTTTTGACCatgtcatatttttttacaAAGATTGAAGAATCATATATAATAGGATTTGGGGGTGTTTATGAAAGATAGAAGATTTTGCTGTTTGCATGGATTTGAGTGGCATTTTGGCCTTATTTATTTCAGCTTATTCTTTGTCCATATATCTACTATTACCACTACTAGTagtagaaagaaagagagagttTGAAactgacatatatatatatatacaacaaaATAAGTACTTCTCATTTTGGTCAATTTCTCATAATTGTATAATCATTTTTTAGTCCCCaaccaaaacaaacaaataagtACTTCCATAATTATGTTTTCCTTTGTCAAAGTCTAAAGAAAACAGCACAAACTCAGATGTGTTCAACGGTTTTTCTTGGGTGGGTTAAAAATATGTCAAATAACTAACTTATATAGGTAGAATTTTCTAAAACTAGTACAAGAATCACCTAGAAATTTGAAAATTGCCTAATCTTTTTACCACTTTTAGGTTCTATAAGTTTGAAACCTTATGttaaattaaccctaaaaatgCATAAACAACTTCATATATACACTAAATATGATCAGCATATTCAACAAAGATGAAGCACAGATATCCAGAGTAGATGTTGCAGGAAATGGAATTGTCTGCATTTCATGAAATTGCTAATAAATTTTGTAGCCAACTTCACTTTAGCTAGCATAAAGGAGACTgtactttttcttcttttctagCTATGATCAGTAGCCGGTTTGGATCAAAGCGAAAATGGTATACATGTCCGTGtcagaaataataataaaagctatttGGTCTTGCATTTCAGTAAGAAAAACTATTCTTTGGGATTAGTTAATTATCATGTTTATCCTTTTAGGTAAATTGGCTCCTTGAAATTTAGAGAAACATGAGTTAGATTTCTCATATAATTGATCCTGAGATTAAATGTCTTATTTTTGCAGCAAATTATTTATCCAAACATGAAGAACTTTTAAAAGAAAGATATGATGGGAAATTTTCACATATAGTCATCATTCAAGAAAATCACTTAGTacagtacttttttttttaatataattaacaatataGGTCTTCAAATATCAGATATATATATCCAAGATAGATCAATCCAACTCCATTAACACACAAATATTCCTAATTTAGAAACCAAAAAAAATGAAGCAACATAATTTAATTTCAAGACTGTAGAAGCCTACCATTACTATTTTCTTTCAGTAGATCATTAGCTCTTTGGTCCATTCTTCTTCCCATATTCAAATGCAGTTGCAAAATTAGGGGTATTCGATCCTTTCAAAACTCGAAAATCTTACTCTTTCATGATGTTATGATCATAATTTCTCTTCAGCAAGATTTGGGTGGAGTAATTTAGAGAATAAAATGATTTAATCTGAATTGGTTTTTGAGAACATCACAAAAGATTGGTTGTAGAAGAAGAAGTGAAACTGGTGAGATCAGTAAATGCAGCATTCCCATTACTCCAGTATTGATGATCATTCCCTGAAATACCCAAGAAATTCTTTGACAAATTTAAGCTTTGACGATGATTTTCTTCCATTTTAACTGTTGACAACTGAGTAACCATTGAATCCATAGCCTTTGATCGAAACTGACCCACATAATTTTGAGGCTCACCTGCTTCTCCATCATATGAATACATCCCATTTGGGGTTTCAGAATTAGCCAAGAAATTAGGAAACTGCTGAAATTGTTGGAATCTCAATTGATCAACAAGTCCATTTGATAAGAAAGAACCCCCTGAATTAGTACTCCCAATTTGAAACTCCATTCCACCACCACCACTTGAAGGATGAATCCCACTAAAATTTACCCCAACTCCGGCGGAATTGAAGTCGTTAAGATGATGTAACGGTGGTAAGATAGGCATGTGTTGTAGCTGAGGCTGAGGCTGCGGAGGAGGAGGGGGCATATTGTGCCCTATAATATCAGTACTATTAGAAACAAGTCCAGTGCTTGAGCTAGTTGCTTTAGATGGAGATTTCGATCTGTTACTCCCTTTACTCCTCTTGTTACGTCTGCATCCGCCCCCAACAGGTACGTTACGGAGCGCGCCGCCTCTAGTCCAGTACCGCCGGCACGTCTTGCAGAAGTGACGTGGCTGAGTTAGGCTATAGTTGTTGAAGTAACAAAACTTAGTGTTTGTTGAATCACATCTTGGACATTTTAGGGCTGTCTCAGGTTGAGGAATCTTCGCCTGTCTAGCCCGTTCTGACATCGAACCAGGCCTGATCGAGCCCCCGCTTCCACCTCCGCCACTTCCGCTGCTGCCGCCACCAGGAGGCGGCGGAAGAAGTGGTGGAAGTTGAAGATTTTCAGCAGCATCTACTGATTGGTGATTAGGTTGCTGAAAGTGATGAGGAATTCAAAAATTGTATCAAAATAAAACGTATATTCAAGAGAAgataaaatgaaaaagaagCATAAGAATTAGGAATATTATTTAGCTtttttgctatgaaaaaaaaggaagaaaatttacCTGATGCCAGTTGGGTGGATCTAGATAGATAGGATTAATGGATGAGAAGACCATGGTGGTGGTTGAGCTTTAATTCTCTCTTTTGTAAAGTAAAAAAtgggtatttttttttgttttgtggtGGAGAATCACATCAAGGAGAGAAAGAGTTGCAGAGAAAGAAAGAGGTGGAGATGGAAAAAGGAAGGAAGGGTCTGAATAATAATGAAAGTTGTGTTCTTTGGTCTccatttcatttctttttgttttattaaatttttagggTTTGAAAGGGAAGGAAACCAATTTTCTTAACCTGTAAGCTTCTTTTTATACTGTTTTACATTACAGTgcacaataaaagaaaaaaagaaactaGTGAGTGGCCATGCATGTTCAGAGAAAGAAGAACCCtaatttaattaaatcaagtgaTAATAACATAATTTAAAAAGTGGGTATTGGTGGGGCAGTCATGGGTGGGAGTGTCACTGTCGAATGTACCTTTGTTTCTTGGGGATGTCTCTAGGcagatttttattattttgcatGAGACatctatttaatgtttttaaagtTATTCTTATATTATGGGTTGCTCCCTTTACGTAGATTATTGTAAGGAAAAGTTTATGTTTTTAATACAAAACATGGATAAGCCCAAAATTTTACAAACTAATTTTTAGGAGAGTGCATATTTTCTAAAGTTT includes:
- the LOC136226640 gene encoding dof zinc finger protein DOF3.6; amino-acid sequence: MVFSSINPIYLDPPNWHQQPNHQSVDAAENLQLPPLLPPPPGGGSSGSGGGGSGGSIRPGSMSERARQAKIPQPETALKCPRCDSTNTKFCYFNNYSLTQPRHFCKTCRRYWTRGGALRNVPVGGGCRRNKRSKGSNRSKSPSKATSSSTGLVSNSTDIIGHNMPPPPPQPQPQLQHMPILPPLHHLNDFNSAGVGVNFSGIHPSSGGGGMEFQIGSTNSGGSFLSNGLVDQLRFQQFQQFPNFLANSETPNGMYSYDGEAGEPQNYVGQFRSKAMDSMVTQLSTVKMEENHRQSLNLSKNFLGISGNDHQYWSNGNAAFTDLTSFTSSSTTNLL